From a single Bacillus pumilus genomic region:
- a CDS encoding Type 1 glutamine amidotransferase-like domain-containing protein: MKKMFLCSSFKDSYSLLSDFTDESLKGKRVTFFPTASVVEEVTHYVEAAKEAFHQLGMQLETVQIADQSAEDIRKMMEQNDVIYVSGGNTFYLLQELRKHRLDDVLKEEINKGKLYIGESAGSIIMAPTIEYISLMDDQLKGPALSSCQGFNEISYYPVPHMYNTYLGEAAQQIMEQYEQTLDLCPLTDEQVLLITGEHVEVKSVKSS, translated from the coding sequence GTGAAAAAAATGTTTCTATGCTCTTCATTCAAAGACAGCTATTCTCTCTTATCTGACTTTACAGATGAATCATTAAAAGGAAAACGAGTGACATTCTTTCCAACAGCTAGTGTTGTGGAAGAAGTTACTCATTATGTGGAGGCAGCGAAAGAAGCCTTTCATCAACTAGGTATGCAGCTAGAGACTGTTCAGATAGCTGATCAGTCTGCCGAAGACATCAGAAAGATGATGGAACAAAATGATGTGATATACGTATCAGGAGGCAACACCTTCTATTTGCTCCAGGAATTAAGAAAGCATCGGCTCGACGACGTGCTGAAAGAAGAAATCAATAAAGGCAAACTGTACATCGGAGAATCCGCAGGAAGTATCATCATGGCACCAACCATTGAATATATCTCCCTGATGGATGATCAGCTGAAGGGGCCAGCGCTTTCCTCATGTCAAGGATTTAATGAGATAAGCTACTATCCGGTACCGCATATGTACAATACCTATTTAGGCGAGGCTGCGCAGCAAATCATGGAGCAATATGAACAGACGCTCGATTTATGCCCGCTTACTGATGAACAGGTTTTACTCATCACAGGAGAGCATGTTGAGGTGAAGTCTGTCAAATCGTCCTAA
- a CDS encoding NAD-dependent malic enzyme yields the protein MNQLYRVYGDVIETPLRGMEVMSVPYVNKGVAFTKEEREELGLKGFLPPKVLTLEDQAKRAYEQFKAQPDALGKNVYLTALHDRNEVLFYKLLNEHLAEMLPIVYTPTVGTAIQRYSHEYRKPRGIYLSIDDLEGMEEIFASYGVDESIDLIVATDAEGILGIGDWGVGGIAISVGKLAVYTAAAGIDPSRVLAVVLDAGTNQESLLNDPLYVGNQHSRVRGERYDQFIDQYVELARATFPNALLHWEDFGTKNARTILEKYKDRICTFNDDIQGTGAVSLAAVMACAKASKVPLKDHRIVIFGAGTAGIGIAEQIRDAIVRDGVKEEESYDHFWCIDKTGLLTDDSPDIQPFQKPYARRSDEVKVYARNGPKHSIDLLEVVKQAKPTILIGTSTVGGAFTEEIVKEMASHVERPAILPMSNPTPLSEAKPKDLIEWTEGRALVTTGSPFDPVEYGGVTYEIGQANNALVFPGLGLGTIVSKARLMTDSMFVASAEAIASMVNVGKPGAAMLPSVDQLRTVSATVAVRVAQAAIDEGVAEETPEDLIQAVQDAMWHPVYKKIKAI from the coding sequence GTGAACCAATTATATCGTGTATATGGTGATGTCATCGAAACACCATTAAGAGGAATGGAAGTGATGTCCGTCCCTTATGTAAACAAAGGGGTTGCATTTACAAAAGAAGAGCGGGAAGAGCTTGGTTTAAAGGGATTTCTTCCTCCTAAGGTTTTAACATTAGAGGATCAGGCAAAGCGTGCCTATGAGCAGTTCAAAGCGCAGCCAGATGCGCTTGGGAAAAATGTGTATTTAACCGCGCTTCATGACAGAAACGAAGTGCTTTTTTACAAATTGCTTAATGAGCACTTGGCGGAAATGCTTCCGATTGTCTACACGCCGACTGTTGGAACAGCCATTCAGCGTTATAGCCACGAGTATCGAAAGCCAAGAGGGATCTATTTATCAATTGATGATTTAGAAGGCATGGAAGAGATTTTTGCTTCTTACGGTGTCGATGAATCGATTGACTTAATTGTTGCGACGGATGCAGAAGGTATTTTAGGGATTGGTGACTGGGGCGTTGGGGGTATTGCCATTTCAGTCGGGAAGCTCGCTGTTTATACAGCAGCGGCAGGTATTGATCCAAGCCGTGTGTTGGCAGTGGTGCTTGATGCCGGGACGAATCAAGAAAGCCTATTAAATGATCCGCTTTATGTGGGAAATCAGCACTCTCGCGTTCGAGGAGAGCGGTATGATCAGTTCATCGATCAATATGTTGAGCTAGCACGAGCGACCTTTCCAAATGCACTCCTTCACTGGGAAGACTTTGGTACAAAAAATGCCCGTACCATATTGGAAAAGTATAAGGATCGTATCTGTACATTTAATGATGATATTCAAGGAACTGGAGCGGTTTCGCTAGCTGCGGTAATGGCATGTGCAAAAGCGTCGAAGGTTCCGCTGAAAGATCACCGGATTGTCATCTTTGGAGCGGGTACGGCAGGAATTGGTATTGCGGAGCAGATTCGTGATGCCATCGTAAGGGACGGAGTGAAAGAAGAGGAATCATATGATCATTTCTGGTGTATTGATAAAACAGGATTGCTCACGGATGATTCTCCGGACATTCAGCCATTTCAAAAGCCGTATGCAAGACGTTCTGATGAAGTAAAGGTTTATGCTCGAAACGGCCCTAAGCATTCCATTGATTTATTAGAGGTCGTCAAGCAGGCAAAACCAACCATTTTAATTGGCACCTCGACAGTAGGAGGAGCATTTACAGAGGAAATTGTAAAAGAAATGGCATCACACGTCGAGCGTCCAGCGATTTTACCAATGTCGAATCCGACGCCTCTTTCAGAAGCAAAGCCAAAAGATCTGATTGAATGGACAGAAGGGCGCGCCCTTGTGACAACAGGAAGCCCATTTGATCCTGTCGAATATGGCGGCGTCACATATGAAATTGGGCAGGCGAATAATGCCCTTGTGTTCCCAGGACTTGGTCTTGGAACGATTGTGTCAAAAGCCCGTCTCATGACAGACAGCATGTTTGTTGCGAGTGCTGAAGCAATTGCCAGCATGGTCAATGTCGGAAAGCCGGGTGCAGCGATGCTGCCAAGTGTCGATCAGCTTCGAACCGTTTCAGCGACAGTGGCTGTCCGTGTTGCGCAAGCAGCGATCGATGAAGGGGTTGCAGAAGAAACACCTGAGGATCTCATCCAGGCTGTACAGGACGCAATGTGGCACCCTGTGTACAAAAAAATCAAAGCCATATAA
- a CDS encoding YtoQ family protein → MQLTVYLAGEIHSQWRAEIKEKSQSLKLPVTFVGPMENHDRSDQIGEDILGEQPNAIFKDDAASDLNNFRTEILLSKADVVIARFGEKYKQWNTAMDASAAIAKGKPLILIRPKELHHPLKELSNKANITVETVNQAIKALSYVFEQ, encoded by the coding sequence ATGCAATTAACGGTCTATTTAGCTGGAGAAATTCATAGCCAGTGGCGTGCTGAAATCAAGGAGAAAAGCCAATCGTTGAAATTGCCGGTGACATTTGTCGGTCCAATGGAGAATCATGACCGCTCAGATCAAATTGGTGAGGACATTTTAGGCGAACAGCCGAATGCCATTTTTAAAGATGATGCTGCTTCTGATTTGAACAATTTCCGTACTGAAATTTTATTAAGCAAGGCAGACGTCGTCATTGCCCGCTTTGGTGAGAAATATAAACAGTGGAACACCGCAATGGATGCATCTGCTGCCATCGCAAAAGGAAAACCTCTTATATTGATTCGTCCAAAAGAACTACATCATCCATTAAAGGAACTATCCAACAAAGCGAATATCACTGTGGAAACCGTGAACCAAGCGATCAAGGCGTTATCTTACGTGTTTGAACAGTAA
- the trmB gene encoding tRNA (guanosine(46)-N7)-methyltransferase TrmB encodes MRMRHKPWADDYLAENAHIALANPEQYKGKWHELFGNDHPIHIEVGTGKGSFIAGMGKLHPDINYIGIELFKSVIVTAVDKIKETDVENVKLLNVNAETLTDVFAENEIDRVYLNFSDPWPKARHEKRRLTFKAFLDRYEQILRPGGELHFKTDNRGLFEYSLKSFSAYGLLLTYVSLDLHEDGLEGNVMTEYEEKFSSMGQPIYRSEVKFPK; translated from the coding sequence TTGAGAATGCGACATAAGCCATGGGCTGATGATTACTTAGCTGAGAATGCGCATATTGCTTTAGCAAATCCCGAGCAATATAAAGGGAAATGGCATGAGCTGTTTGGAAATGATCATCCAATCCATATCGAAGTTGGCACAGGAAAAGGGAGTTTTATCGCTGGAATGGGCAAGCTTCATCCTGATATCAACTATATTGGCATTGAATTATTTAAAAGTGTCATTGTGACGGCAGTAGATAAAATCAAAGAGACAGATGTTGAAAACGTAAAGCTGTTGAACGTCAATGCTGAGACGCTGACAGATGTGTTTGCGGAAAATGAAATTGACCGGGTGTATTTGAATTTCTCTGATCCGTGGCCAAAGGCAAGACACGAAAAGCGCAGATTGACGTTTAAGGCCTTTTTAGATCGATATGAACAGATTCTCCGTCCAGGCGGTGAATTGCATTTCAAAACAGATAACCGAGGGTTATTTGAATATTCCTTAAAGAGTTTCTCTGCATATGGTCTTCTCTTAACGTACGTCAGTCTAGATTTACACGAGGACGGATTAGAAGGAAATGTGATGACTGAATATGAAGAGAAATTCTCATCGATGGGGCAACCGATCTATCGATCAGAAGTGAAATTTCCAAAATAA
- a CDS encoding YtnP family quorum-quenching lactonase, producing METMKIGDMELFWLNGGDTHMDGGAMFGVVPKPLWSKKYPVNDRNQIELRCDPILIRWKGLHLLVDSGIGSGKLTDKQKRNYGVTEETKLEESLAALSLEPADIDYVLMTHLHFDHASGLTKREGKELVSVFPQAKIITSKIEWDEMRAPNIRSRNTYWKENWEPVTDQVVPFEESIEVMEGIELHHTGGHSNGHSILTLTSQGETAIHLADIMPTHAHKNPLWVLAYDDYPMTSIPAKQKWQAFAEENNAWYLFYHDAIYRAVKWDEDGHITHEVKREAAT from the coding sequence ATGGAGACAATGAAAATAGGTGACATGGAACTGTTCTGGTTAAATGGGGGAGATACACATATGGACGGCGGTGCGATGTTCGGTGTGGTGCCCAAACCGTTATGGTCAAAAAAATACCCGGTGAACGATCGCAATCAAATTGAACTACGGTGTGATCCAATCCTCATTCGGTGGAAGGGTCTCCATTTATTAGTGGATTCCGGCATCGGATCAGGGAAGCTGACAGATAAACAAAAACGCAATTACGGCGTAACAGAAGAGACAAAATTGGAAGAATCGCTAGCGGCACTTAGCCTAGAACCAGCAGATATAGATTACGTCTTAATGACACACCTTCACTTCGATCATGCCAGCGGATTGACAAAACGTGAGGGAAAAGAGCTCGTGTCTGTTTTTCCACAGGCAAAAATCATCACATCCAAAATTGAATGGGATGAAATGAGAGCGCCTAACATCCGCTCGAGAAATACATATTGGAAAGAAAACTGGGAGCCTGTGACAGATCAAGTGGTACCTTTTGAAGAAAGCATCGAAGTGATGGAAGGCATTGAGCTGCATCATACAGGTGGTCATAGCAACGGTCATAGCATCTTAACGCTCACAAGTCAGGGCGAGACAGCGATTCATTTAGCGGATATCATGCCAACACATGCTCATAAAAATCCACTCTGGGTTCTGGCATACGATGATTACCCAATGACATCGATCCCAGCTAAGCAAAAATGGCAGGCATTTGCGGAAGAAAATAATGCGTGGTACTTGTTTTATCATGATGCCATTTATCGCGCTGTAAAGTGGGACGAAGATGGCCACATCACACATGAAGTCAAAAGAGAAGCAGCAACATAA
- the thpR gene encoding RNA 2',3'-cyclic phosphodiesterase has translation MSENRHYFIGIHIPEQLAHQIKKDIDLRSGLSFQKWTAPDDYHVTLIFLGAIPNERLEKVIELLEILTNEAPVFSLELNEVGYFGTKDRPRVFFAKPNENGALMQLREKVKDAVLSAGHPVEKRPFHPHMTIARKWNADHSYANQAPLGKDPYVMEVSRITLFEIRPKETPRYHAIKQFMLHT, from the coding sequence GTGTCAGAAAACCGTCATTATTTTATTGGAATTCACATCCCTGAACAACTTGCGCATCAAATCAAAAAGGACATTGATCTAAGAAGCGGCCTGTCCTTTCAAAAATGGACAGCACCAGACGATTATCATGTGACCTTGATCTTTTTAGGTGCCATTCCAAATGAGCGTTTGGAAAAGGTCATCGAGCTGCTTGAAATCCTCACAAATGAAGCACCAGTCTTTTCATTAGAGCTGAATGAGGTAGGATATTTTGGTACGAAGGACCGCCCAAGAGTCTTTTTTGCAAAACCTAATGAAAACGGAGCGCTTATGCAATTAAGAGAAAAGGTGAAAGATGCCGTCTTGTCAGCAGGACATCCTGTTGAAAAAAGACCGTTTCATCCGCATATGACGATCGCACGCAAATGGAATGCGGATCACTCTTATGCAAATCAAGCGCCTTTAGGCAAAGATCCATACGTGATGGAGGTTTCCCGTATCACTTTATTTGAAATACGTCCGAAAGAAACCCCTCGTTATCACGCAATTAAACAATTTATGCTACATACATGA
- the cysK gene encoding cysteine synthase A encodes MKIAQHIAELIGDTPLVKLQRLQPDNAAAVYLKLESFNPSGSVKDRAAYNMIVEAERQGKLTKGATIIEPTSGNTGIGLAMNAAARGYKAILVMPDTMTKERINLLKAYGAQVVLTPGEEKMPGCIRKAEELASQIPHSFIPMQFDNGANPDAHRGTTAVEIIEAIKQLGKPLGAFVATAGTGGTITGTGEELKKAFPQLTIRVAEPKGSPVLSGGKAGKHKLVGTSPGFIPPILNEDVYDEIVQVSDEDAYDITRQLAQLEGILVGPSSGAACYAAIETAKQLPADQIVICMTADTGERYLSSDVFQD; translated from the coding sequence ATGAAGATTGCACAACATATAGCTGAGCTGATTGGCGATACACCACTTGTCAAATTACAGCGTCTTCAGCCAGACAATGCGGCAGCTGTTTACTTAAAGCTGGAATCATTTAATCCTAGCGGCAGTGTGAAAGACCGCGCTGCTTACAATATGATCGTCGAGGCGGAAAGACAAGGGAAGCTCACAAAAGGAGCAACCATTATTGAACCAACGAGTGGGAATACAGGGATTGGTTTAGCCATGAACGCAGCAGCCAGAGGGTATAAAGCCATCCTTGTCATGCCAGATACGATGACAAAGGAAAGAATCAATCTTTTGAAAGCTTACGGGGCACAGGTCGTTTTAACCCCAGGAGAAGAAAAAATGCCAGGCTGTATTCGTAAGGCAGAGGAACTAGCGTCTCAAATTCCTCATAGCTTTATCCCGATGCAATTTGATAATGGGGCGAACCCAGATGCACATAGAGGTACAACGGCTGTAGAAATCATCGAAGCTATCAAACAACTCGGAAAACCCCTTGGCGCCTTTGTCGCAACAGCAGGAACTGGTGGCACCATTACAGGTACTGGAGAGGAATTAAAGAAGGCATTCCCTCAGTTGACGATACGCGTGGCAGAGCCGAAGGGATCTCCAGTCTTATCTGGAGGGAAAGCTGGCAAGCATAAACTTGTTGGCACAAGCCCAGGATTTATCCCCCCTATTTTAAACGAGGATGTCTATGATGAGATCGTGCAAGTAAGCGATGAAGATGCGTACGACATCACACGCCAGCTTGCCCAGCTTGAAGGAATATTAGTTGGTCCATCATCTGGTGCAGCCTGCTATGCAGCCATTGAAACAGCCAAGCAATTGCCCGCGGATCAAATCGTGATCTGTATGACAGCAGATACAGGCGAACGATACTTATCGAGTGATGTTTTTCAAGATTAA
- a CDS encoding YegS/Rv2252/BmrU family lipid kinase, translated as MNEWYFIVNPAAGHGKGLRTWRSIEKELQKVEISYRSFLTQHEGHAEVLARQISAMQDDRLKRLIVIGGDGTIHEVLNGLKEIDHVQLSFVPAGHWNDAAKGLGIHRQDVLKEVRKQKRMLTKTFALGSFQDHADSPQSVLFLNHIGAGFDAHVLRKTVHFRGKRWLKRLGLGFIIYPLSFLHSLWSFKPFDLALFIENEKKVFRQVWFVIVCNHPYYGGGLEAAPEVSARQPGFQTIVVTDLNPFKVLLFLSAMVFRKHLGMKGVTLYQHEEAYLEADGKILFHADGEVIGATPVFVKASEQSLKLRA; from the coding sequence ATGAATGAATGGTACTTTATCGTTAATCCAGCAGCAGGACATGGAAAAGGACTCCGTACTTGGAGGAGCATAGAGAAAGAATTACAAAAGGTGGAAATCTCTTATCGGTCGTTTCTCACCCAGCATGAGGGTCATGCAGAAGTATTGGCGAGGCAAATTAGCGCCATGCAAGATGACAGGCTAAAGCGTCTGATTGTCATTGGCGGTGACGGCACCATTCATGAAGTCTTGAATGGATTAAAGGAAATCGATCATGTGCAGCTAAGTTTTGTCCCAGCTGGCCATTGGAATGATGCGGCAAAGGGCCTCGGTATTCATCGGCAAGATGTCCTAAAAGAAGTGAGAAAGCAAAAGAGAATGCTCACGAAAACATTTGCTCTCGGCTCCTTTCAAGATCATGCAGACAGCCCGCAATCCGTTCTCTTTCTCAATCATATTGGGGCTGGGTTTGACGCGCATGTGTTAAGGAAAACGGTGCATTTCAGAGGGAAAAGGTGGCTGAAACGGCTGGGGCTTGGGTTTATCATCTACCCGCTGTCATTTCTCCATTCTTTATGGTCCTTTAAGCCGTTTGACCTTGCGCTGTTTATTGAAAATGAGAAGAAGGTCTTTCGCCAAGTGTGGTTTGTGATTGTATGCAATCATCCGTATTACGGAGGAGGGCTGGAAGCAGCGCCTGAAGTGAGTGCGAGGCAGCCAGGCTTTCAAACGATTGTTGTCACGGATTTGAATCCATTTAAAGTGCTCTTGTTTTTAAGTGCGATGGTGTTTCGAAAGCACCTTGGAATGAAGGGCGTTACCCTGTATCAACACGAGGAAGCATACTTGGAGGCAGATGGTAAAATCTTATTTCACGCAGATGGGGAAGTGATCGGCGCAACCCCTGTTTTTGTGAAGGCGAGTGAGCAATCCTTAAAATTACGTGCTTAA
- a CDS encoding PTS transporter subunit IIC has translation MTYLKRKGISLSPKVYFIDALSYMALGLFATLVVGLILKTAGGLLSLPLIIKMGTLAMGLMGPAIGVAVAYRLHASPLIIFASVVSGAAGAELGGPAGSFVAALIGVELGKLVSGETRIDIILTPLVTIITGFFTAALIGPGIEAMMTGLGRLIMWGTDQSPLIMGMLVATIVGLALSSPISSAALALMLDLSGTAAGAATIGCCAQMVGFAAAGFRENRFGGLAAVGIGTSKLQLPNIVKNPLILIPPTIAGLILAPIGIIGFGMVNNAAGAGMGTSGLVGQLMTLTVMGFHPSVFLAIALLHIVGPAVISLVVSEWMRKKGYIQFGDLTIQTGGMKHEKD, from the coding sequence ATGACTTATTTAAAAAGAAAAGGGATCTCCCTTTCGCCAAAAGTGTATTTCATTGATGCACTCTCTTATATGGCTTTAGGTCTATTTGCTACATTAGTGGTAGGGCTGATTTTAAAAACTGCAGGCGGTCTGTTATCACTTCCGCTCATCATTAAAATGGGAACACTCGCGATGGGGCTCATGGGACCAGCGATTGGCGTAGCAGTTGCGTACCGTTTACATGCATCTCCGTTGATCATTTTTGCAAGTGTTGTCTCAGGCGCTGCAGGAGCAGAGCTTGGGGGACCTGCTGGAAGCTTTGTCGCAGCATTAATTGGTGTGGAACTCGGCAAACTGGTTAGTGGTGAGACAAGAATTGATATTATTTTAACGCCGCTTGTCACCATTATCACAGGCTTTTTCACCGCCGCTTTGATTGGTCCTGGGATTGAAGCAATGATGACAGGGCTTGGCAGGCTCATTATGTGGGGGACAGACCAAAGTCCACTCATCATGGGCATGCTAGTAGCGACCATTGTTGGACTTGCTCTCAGCTCACCAATTTCAAGTGCTGCGCTTGCGCTCATGCTTGACTTAAGCGGGACGGCGGCTGGTGCTGCAACAATTGGCTGCTGCGCTCAAATGGTTGGCTTTGCCGCTGCTGGCTTTAGAGAAAATCGTTTTGGCGGTCTTGCTGCTGTTGGCATTGGCACGTCAAAATTGCAGCTGCCGAACATTGTGAAAAATCCTCTGATCCTTATTCCACCGACGATTGCAGGTCTGATTCTCGCGCCAATTGGTATTATTGGCTTTGGGATGGTCAATAATGCGGCAGGGGCAGGAATGGGAACGAGCGGCCTTGTTGGACAGCTCATGACACTGACTGTCATGGGATTTCATCCATCTGTCTTCCTCGCGATCGCTCTTTTGCATATCGTTGGCCCGGCAGTGATTAGTTTGGTAGTATCAGAATGGATGAGAAAGAAAGGCTATATACAATTCGGAGATTTAACCATACAAACTGGAGGAATGAAACATGAAAAAGATTGA
- a CDS encoding phosphotransferase family protein: MNWLGQILGSEWHISPAGGATGDAYFATHNDQKLFLKRNTSPFLAVLSAEGIVPKLVWTKRMENGDVITAQHWLSGRELKPKDMNDRPVAEQLRKIHTSKELLDMLKRLEKHSLDPESILKHLKQSIFKEQIDSQDITRSIQYLEKHVEAVHFEDKVVCHCDLNHNNWLLTDENQLYLIDWDGAMIADPAIDLGPLLYHYVEEENWESWLSMYGAPLTDNLRKRMAWYVLAETVSFVVWHKRKGNEKAQQEVQAELSALLKRLNIH; encoded by the coding sequence ATGAACTGGTTGGGACAAATATTAGGTAGCGAATGGCACATCTCTCCTGCTGGAGGCGCTACGGGAGATGCGTACTTCGCAACACACAATGACCAAAAGCTATTTTTAAAACGCAATACGTCACCGTTTCTTGCGGTTTTGTCAGCTGAAGGCATTGTGCCGAAGCTTGTCTGGACAAAGCGGATGGAAAATGGGGATGTCATCACTGCGCAGCACTGGCTGAGCGGCAGAGAGCTAAAGCCAAAGGACATGAATGACCGTCCTGTAGCAGAGCAGCTAAGAAAAATTCATACATCAAAAGAATTGCTTGATATGCTGAAACGATTAGAGAAGCACTCTCTAGACCCAGAATCCATTCTGAAGCATTTGAAACAGTCCATATTTAAAGAGCAAATTGATTCACAAGACATCACACGTTCCATTCAGTACTTGGAGAAGCATGTGGAGGCTGTCCATTTTGAGGACAAGGTCGTATGTCATTGTGACCTCAATCATAATAATTGGCTGCTGACAGATGAAAATCAGCTTTATTTGATCGATTGGGATGGGGCAATGATTGCTGATCCAGCCATTGATCTTGGGCCGCTTTTATACCATTATGTTGAAGAAGAGAACTGGGAAAGCTGGCTCTCTATGTACGGTGCTCCGCTGACGGACAATTTACGAAAGCGCATGGCGTGGTACGTGCTCGCTGAAACCGTATCGTTTGTCGTGTGGCATAAACGAAAAGGCAATGAAAAAGCGCAGCAAGAAGTGCAAGCGGAGCTTAGCGCTCTCTTAAAGCGATTAAACATCCATTAA
- a CDS encoding PepSY domain-containing protein has protein sequence MKFKHVLIGASIGVAAAIVAKKVFFPTYISSEKALKIVKSAFKQRGPIDGSWIYTVPEPYTVNGETIDVYKSGITRSAFGELEQYEVMIDAKTGMIVDVIDSVA, from the coding sequence TTGAAGTTTAAACATGTTCTAATTGGTGCGAGTATTGGCGTAGCCGCTGCAATTGTTGCAAAGAAAGTATTTTTCCCTACGTATATCTCGTCTGAAAAAGCATTAAAAATTGTGAAATCGGCTTTTAAACAGCGCGGCCCGATTGATGGCTCTTGGATTTATACTGTACCAGAACCGTATACCGTAAACGGTGAAACGATTGATGTGTACAAATCTGGCATTACCCGCTCAGCCTTTGGCGAGCTTGAACAGTATGAAGTCATGATTGATGCCAAAACAGGCATGATCGTTGATGTCATTGATTCAGTGGCTTGA
- a CDS encoding YtzH-like family protein — protein sequence MGLNRQHQLQLIKDILTDHQLDCCGTVAEYEQVGRVIQLMLAKEDLDADIRQLLTDIYDYSQKGTSVSSIDAHIEAHQSHLSEWVENIPLS from the coding sequence ATGGGATTAAACCGTCAACATCAGCTTCAATTAATCAAAGATATTTTAACCGATCACCAGCTGGATTGCTGCGGGACTGTTGCAGAATATGAACAGGTGGGACGCGTGATTCAATTAATGCTGGCAAAAGAAGATCTTGATGCCGACATTCGTCAGCTACTAACAGATATTTATGATTACAGCCAAAAGGGCACCTCTGTCAGTTCAATTGATGCACATATTGAAGCGCATCAATCGCATCTGTCTGAGTGGGTCGAGAATATTCCCCTATCTTAA
- a CDS encoding M42 family metallopeptidase, with amino-acid sequence MNEETLSLFRNLTELQGTPGNEHHVRAFMKKELEKYSDELIQDRLGGVFGVRKGPENAPTIMVAGHMDEVGFMVSSITKNGMIRFQTLGGWWSQVMLAQRVDVHTDHGPIPGVVSSTPPHLLTPEQKSKPVKPSDMLIDIGADSEEEAKELGIRPGQQIVPATVFTPMANPKKILAKAWDNRYGCGLAIELLKELKDETLSCQLYSGATVQEEVGLRGAEVAANMIQPDLFFALDASPANDVTGDKTQFGQLGKGALLRIFDRTMITHRGMRDFVLDTAESNSIPYQYFVSPGGTDAGRVHISNQGVPSAVIGVCARYIHTSHSVLHVDDYAAAKELIVRLVKNCDQSTVDSIYQQV; translated from the coding sequence ATGAATGAAGAAACATTGTCGCTTTTCCGAAATTTAACAGAATTACAAGGAACTCCAGGTAATGAGCACCATGTGCGTGCTTTTATGAAAAAGGAACTTGAGAAATATTCTGATGAACTCATTCAGGATCGTCTTGGCGGAGTGTTTGGCGTACGTAAGGGGCCAGAGAACGCACCGACAATTATGGTGGCAGGTCATATGGATGAAGTGGGATTCATGGTTTCGTCCATTACAAAGAATGGGATGATCCGTTTCCAAACACTCGGAGGCTGGTGGAGCCAAGTCATGCTGGCGCAGCGTGTAGATGTGCACACCGATCACGGGCCGATTCCAGGTGTCGTCTCTAGTACACCTCCTCACCTTCTCACGCCAGAACAAAAAAGCAAACCTGTGAAACCATCAGATATGCTCATTGATATTGGGGCAGACAGTGAAGAAGAAGCAAAAGAGCTTGGCATTCGCCCAGGACAACAAATTGTGCCTGCAACGGTCTTTACCCCAATGGCAAATCCAAAAAAGATTTTAGCGAAGGCTTGGGATAACCGCTATGGCTGCGGTCTTGCGATTGAATTATTAAAAGAATTAAAAGATGAAACGCTCTCGTGTCAGCTGTATTCAGGGGCAACCGTACAGGAAGAAGTCGGGCTTAGGGGAGCAGAGGTCGCTGCCAATATGATTCAGCCTGATCTGTTCTTTGCTTTAGATGCAAGTCCCGCAAACGATGTGACGGGTGACAAAACTCAATTCGGTCAGCTTGGGAAAGGTGCACTTCTTCGAATTTTCGATCGTACCATGATTACGCACCGCGGAATGAGAGACTTTGTGCTTGATACCGCTGAGTCAAACAGCATTCCATACCAATACTTTGTATCACCGGGTGGTACGGACGCTGGACGTGTTCATATTTCAAACCAAGGTGTACCTTCTGCTGTTATTGGGGTTTGCGCGCGCTATATTCATACAAGTCATTCTGTATTGCATGTGGATGATTACGCAGCGGCAAAAGAGTTAATTGTCCGCCTTGTGAAAAACTGTGATCAAAGTACAGTGGATTCTATTTATCAGCAGGTGTAA